In Polaribacter sp. Hel_I_88, the following proteins share a genomic window:
- a CDS encoding M48 family metallopeptidase, producing the protein MQPTTLFIILISIIIISFIIDKVLDTLNAKHFDDKIPAKLADVYDEVEYKKSQAYKKTNNKFSNLTSTFSVLLTLVFFFADGFKYVDDFARSFTDNPILVALIFFGVIMLGSDILTTPFSYYKTFVIEEKFGFNKTTKKLFWFDKIKGWLMSILLGGGILALIIWFYQFAGKDFWIYAWIVVAVFSLIMNMFYAKLIVPLFNKQTPLVNGELKTAIENYAQKVGFTLNNIFVIDGSKRSTKANAYFSGFGSQKRITLFDTLINDLETDEIVAVLAHEVGHYKRKHIIFNLASSILLTGLTLFILSLFINSSLLSEALGVSIPSFHIGLIAFGILYSPISEITGLFMNYMSRKFEYQADNFAKETFEARPLITSLKKLSKNSLSNLTPHPAYVFMHYSHPTLLERIENLEKS; encoded by the coding sequence ATGCAACCAACCACACTTTTTATTATTTTAATTTCAATCATCATTATCAGTTTTATTATTGATAAAGTTTTAGACACTTTAAATGCAAAGCATTTTGATGATAAAATTCCAGCAAAATTAGCCGATGTTTATGATGAAGTTGAATACAAGAAATCGCAGGCTTACAAAAAAACAAATAATAAATTTTCGAACTTAACTTCTACATTTTCAGTTTTGTTAACATTAGTTTTTTTCTTTGCTGATGGTTTTAAATATGTAGACGATTTTGCAAGAAGTTTTACAGACAATCCTATTTTAGTGGCGTTGATTTTCTTCGGAGTTATTATGTTAGGTTCAGATATTTTAACAACACCTTTTTCATATTACAAAACGTTTGTTATTGAAGAAAAGTTCGGATTTAATAAAACTACAAAAAAGCTTTTTTGGTTCGATAAAATAAAAGGTTGGTTGATGAGCATTCTTTTAGGTGGAGGAATTTTAGCATTAATCATCTGGTTTTATCAATTTGCAGGAAAAGATTTTTGGATCTATGCTTGGATTGTAGTTGCTGTTTTTTCGTTGATTATGAATATGTTCTATGCAAAACTAATTGTGCCATTATTCAACAAACAGACTCCTTTAGTAAATGGCGAATTAAAAACTGCTATCGAAAATTACGCTCAAAAAGTGGGTTTTACATTGAATAATATTTTTGTGATTGATGGTTCAAAACGTTCTACAAAAGCAAATGCGTATTTTTCTGGTTTTGGTTCGCAAAAAAGAATTACATTGTTTGATACACTAATCAACGATTTAGAAACCGATGAAATTGTAGCTGTTTTAGCGCACGAAGTTGGTCATTACAAGAGAAAACATATCATTTTTAATTTAGCTTCCTCTATCCTACTCACAGGTTTAACGTTGTTTATTTTATCCCTATTTATAAATTCATCTTTGTTATCAGAAGCTTTGGGAGTTTCCATTCCAAGCTTCCATATTGGCTTAATTGCCTTCGGAATCTTGTATTCGCCAATTTCTGAAATTACAGGGTTATTCATGAATTATATGTCTCGTAAATTTGAGTATCAAGCAGATAATTTTGCCAAAGAAACCTTTGAAGCAAGACCTTTAATTACATCACTTAAAAAATTATCAAAAAACAGTTTGAGTAATTTAACTCCTCATCCTGCGTATGTTTTTATGCATTATTCTCATCCAACATTGTTGGAAAGAATTGAAAATTTAGAAAAATCTTAA
- a CDS encoding nuclease-related domain-containing protein, with protein MAIIIGTIESLKSLKFELKRRKISRFKSVKEINEFLLNYNSEKLEIFNNVSKKLKVDFIETSINLKSKIYEKNEQIKIETEKINNQIIFLQQKINLIEKDKNQNFIIAFTSSLKVYFIKNRLNYFINNKSELIKNSIIKISKKITNDELFINEYKKNRKGLIERIAKPKIEKLENTRTIVKNLKNLISGAIGENLVTKEIAKLSDDFVLINDFNLKFPKPIYYKKKNERIHSIQIDHLLISKAGIFIIETKNWNNFSINSTNLKSPVEQIERFNFALFIYISENITLKNHHWGEKRIPIRNVIVMINEKPSIKFKFVKVKLLGELNDYINYFEPIFTSSELKIITKKLTAKY; from the coding sequence ATGGCAATAATAATTGGAACAATAGAATCGCTAAAATCCTTAAAATTTGAATTGAAACGTCGAAAGATTTCTAGATTTAAATCTGTTAAAGAGATTAACGAATTTTTATTAAATTATAATTCCGAAAAACTTGAAATATTTAATAACGTCAGCAAAAAATTAAAAGTAGATTTTATAGAAACTTCCATTAATTTAAAAAGTAAAATATATGAAAAGAATGAACAAATTAAAATTGAGACTGAAAAGATAAATAATCAGATTATTTTTTTACAGCAAAAAATCAATTTAATTGAAAAAGATAAAAATCAAAATTTCATTATTGCTTTTACTTCAAGTTTAAAGGTTTATTTTATTAAAAATCGTTTGAACTATTTTATCAATAATAAGTCTGAACTTATAAAAAATTCAATAATAAAAATTTCAAAAAAAATAACAAATGATGAACTTTTTATAAATGAATATAAAAAAAATAGAAAAGGATTAATAGAAAGAATAGCAAAACCTAAAATTGAAAAATTAGAAAATACTCGAACTATTGTAAAAAATTTAAAAAATCTAATCTCAGGTGCAATTGGAGAAAATTTAGTTACAAAAGAGATTGCAAAATTATCAGATGATTTTGTTTTAATTAATGATTTCAATTTAAAGTTTCCTAAACCTATTTATTATAAAAAAAAGAATGAAAGAATTCATTCCATTCAAATTGACCATCTTTTAATTTCAAAAGCAGGAATTTTCATAATAGAAACAAAAAACTGGAATAACTTTTCAATAAATTCAACTAATTTAAAATCTCCTGTAGAACAAATTGAAAGGTTTAACTTTGCGCTCTTTATTTATATTTCAGAAAATATAACTCTAAAAAATCATCATTGGGGAGAAAAAAGAATCCCAATAAGAAACGTAATTGTTATGATTAATGAAAAGCCTTCTATTAAATTTAAGTTTGTTAAAGTAAAATTATTAGGAGAGTTAAACGATTATATAAATTATTTTGAGCCGATATTTACTTCTTCTGAGCTCAAAATAATAACAAAAAAACTAACAGCCAAATATTAA
- the ppgK gene encoding polyphosphate--glucose phosphotransferase, with product MKILGIDIGGTGIKAAIVDTKTGELLSERHRIPTPKPATPEAVAKVVKEMVKHFDWKKAVGCSFPTTLVDGKCIHTGNLSEKWLNVKVDKLFRKECKLPFYVSNDADLAGLAEVSLGAGKKEKGVVIVITIGTGIGSGLFFNGQLIPNLELGKMLHSDGKIIEYYTADSVRKKEGLTLKKWALRFDELLNYTKIVFSPSLIIIGGGISKRFDGFKEFLNADVKVKVAEFKNNAGIIGAAMYAHKMKKS from the coding sequence ATGAAAATATTAGGAATAGATATTGGTGGTACAGGTATTAAAGCTGCAATTGTAGATACAAAAACGGGTGAATTATTATCTGAAAGACACAGAATTCCTACTCCAAAACCAGCTACCCCAGAAGCTGTAGCAAAAGTGGTGAAGGAAATGGTGAAACATTTCGATTGGAAGAAAGCTGTGGGTTGTAGTTTTCCAACAACACTTGTAGATGGCAAATGTATTCATACTGGAAATTTAAGTGAAAAATGGTTAAATGTTAAAGTTGATAAACTTTTTAGAAAGGAATGTAAACTTCCTTTTTATGTGAGTAATGATGCTGATTTAGCTGGTTTGGCAGAAGTTAGTTTAGGTGCTGGTAAAAAAGAAAAAGGTGTTGTTATTGTAATTACCATTGGTACAGGTATTGGCTCTGGTTTGTTTTTTAATGGACAATTAATCCCTAATTTGGAATTGGGCAAAATGCTGCATTCAGATGGAAAAATTATTGAATATTATACAGCAGATTCTGTGAGAAAAAAAGAAGGATTAACGTTAAAAAAATGGGCTTTACGATTTGATGAATTATTAAATTACACCAAAATTGTATTCTCCCCAAGTTTAATTATTATAGGTGGTGGCATTAGCAAAAGATTCGATGGTTTTAAGGAATTTTTAAATGCTGATGTAAAAGTAAAAGTTGCTGAGTTTAAAAACAATGCTGGCATTATTGGTGCAGCAATGTATGCGCATAAAATGAAGAAGTCGTAA
- a CDS encoding RNA methyltransferase, translating into MKEITSIQNSYIKNLLKIQEKSRERKKQGLFLVEGKREISLAIAANYEFEDVLFLESFISEDEVLHLFNQNINRTIISKEVYQKLAYRASTEGIIGVVKGKDFSLKNIVFKDENPLILVAEGIEKPGNIGALLRTADAANIDAVFIADPKSDLYNSNIIRSSVGCIFTNQIGVGSSAEIIAFLQENNIDIFATTLQNSNEYHQENYKKPTAIVVGTEATGLSEIWREKATQNINIPMQGKIDSMNVSVAAAIVIFEAKRQRNFKK; encoded by the coding sequence ATGAAAGAAATTACAAGCATTCAGAATTCTTACATCAAAAATTTACTGAAGATTCAAGAAAAATCTCGTGAACGCAAAAAACAAGGTCTATTTTTAGTAGAAGGCAAAAGAGAAATTTCTTTAGCAATCGCTGCTAATTACGAATTTGAAGATGTACTATTTTTAGAAAGTTTTATTTCTGAAGATGAAGTTTTACACCTCTTTAATCAAAACATCAATAGAACTATAATTTCTAAAGAAGTGTATCAAAAATTAGCTTATAGAGCCTCTACAGAAGGTATTATTGGAGTTGTAAAAGGGAAAGATTTCTCCTTAAAAAATATTGTTTTTAAAGACGAAAATCCGCTAATTTTAGTTGCTGAAGGCATTGAAAAACCTGGTAATATTGGTGCTTTGTTAAGAACTGCAGATGCTGCCAATATTGATGCTGTTTTTATTGCAGACCCTAAAAGCGATTTGTATAATTCAAACATCATACGTTCTAGTGTTGGCTGTATTTTTACCAATCAAATTGGGGTTGGTTCATCAGCAGAAATTATAGCTTTTTTACAAGAAAATAATATCGATATTTTTGCAACTACTTTGCAGAATTCTAACGAATATCATCAAGAAAATTATAAAAAACCAACTGCAATCGTAGTTGGAACAGAAGCCACAGGTTTGTCTGAAATTTGGCGAGAAAAAGCAACGCAAAACATCAACATACCTATGCAAGGCAAAATAGATTCTATGAATGTTTCTGTAGCTGCTGCTATCGTAATTTTTGAAGCAAAAAGACAACGAAATTTTAAAAAATAA
- a CDS encoding peptidylprolyl isomerase, which yields MNNGIYAKFTTTKGDILVQLEHEKTPGTVGNFVALAEGNLENAVKEQGTPYYDGLKFHRVIPDFMIQGGCPLGTGTGNPGYKFDDEFHPNLKHDAPGKLAMANSGPATNGSQFYITHVPTPWLDGKHTVFGSVIEGQDIVDAVAQGDELKSLEIIRVGDAAEEFNAVEAFRTFEGSREKREAEEKAKQKELLDSVAAGYDETASGLRYKVLQKGDGKKATKGAGVSVHYKGQLLDGTVFDSSYKRKQPIDFNVGVGQVISGWDEGIQLLQVGDKARFVIPSDLAYGAAGAGGVIPPNATLIFDVELMDVK from the coding sequence ATGAACAACGGAATTTACGCAAAATTCACTACTACAAAAGGTGATATTTTAGTACAATTAGAACACGAAAAAACACCTGGAACTGTTGGTAACTTTGTTGCTTTAGCAGAAGGTAATTTAGAAAACGCAGTAAAAGAACAAGGAACGCCTTATTATGATGGTTTAAAATTTCATAGAGTAATTCCAGATTTTATGATTCAAGGTGGTTGTCCACTTGGAACAGGAACAGGAAATCCAGGTTATAAATTTGATGATGAATTTCATCCAAATTTAAAACATGATGCTCCAGGAAAATTAGCAATGGCTAATTCTGGACCAGCAACAAACGGAAGTCAATTTTATATTACCCACGTTCCTACTCCATGGTTAGATGGTAAACATACCGTTTTTGGATCTGTAATTGAAGGGCAAGATATTGTGGATGCTGTTGCTCAAGGTGATGAGTTAAAGTCTTTAGAAATTATTAGAGTTGGTGATGCTGCTGAAGAATTTAACGCTGTAGAAGCTTTTAGAACTTTTGAAGGTTCAAGAGAAAAACGTGAAGCAGAAGAAAAAGCAAAACAAAAAGAATTGTTGGATTCTGTTGCTGCTGGTTATGATGAAACTGCAAGTGGTTTACGTTATAAAGTTTTACAAAAAGGTGATGGAAAAAAAGCAACAAAAGGTGCTGGAGTTTCTGTACATTATAAAGGACAATTGTTAGATGGAACTGTTTTTGATTCATCATACAAAAGAAAACAACCAATCGATTTTAATGTTGGTGTTGGTCAAGTAATTTCTGGTTGGGATGAAGGAATTCAATTATTACAAGTGGGTGATAAAGCTCGTTTTGTAATTCCATCTGATTTAGCATATGGTGCAGCTGGAGCTGGAGGAGTAATTCCACCAAATGCAACACTTATTTTTGATGTTGAATTGATGGATGTAAAATAA